The genomic region TCCGAAGTCACAGGTGGTCAGCCTAACCTTTTATGGATTGTTATGTGCGCTGATGTTCCTCATCTTTCAAGCGCCTGATGTTGCGCTATCGCAGATCACGGTTGGAGCTGTGATGCTGCCGCTAATGATCATGTTGGCGCTCACGAAAATGCGCCGCCAGAACCTCAGGCGAGAGCGTGGAAAGCACAAATGAATTCCCGCCATCGAAAACTCCTCTTTTTGATTTCTGCGGCAGGTCTGGTGGTGATCTTCGTTCTGGGACTTCGCGATCTGCCGCCGCTCGGCGACTATCGCGGGCCATACGGAAACGTTGTGACGCAGGTCGCAGTTTATGAGCGACACGCAACTGATGTCGTCAATGCGATCAACTACGACTATCGCGCATTTGACACGTTAGGAGAGGAATTCATCTTTTTCGCCGCTGTACTCGGGGTATTGCTTCTTTTCCGTCCTACAGGAGAGGACGACGACGAACAAAAACGCGCAGTAAAACTCGAAGATGAGTTACCGGTCTCTGACACGCTCCGCGTCAGTATGCAGGCGATGGTTGGGACCATGATTGTTTTCGGTTTGTATATGGCCACGCACGGGCAACTTACGCCCGGAGGCGGATTCCAAGGCGGTGTGATTCTCGCATCGGCTCCGCTGATCGTCTATTTATCAGGCGATGTAAAAACGTTTGAAGCGATCATCGCAAGTCCTCTGGTGAAACTGGCGGAATGTGGCGGAGCTGCCGGGTATGCAATCATCGGAACCGCTGCCATCGTGTTCGGCACGCATTTCCTCACCAACATCATTCCTCTCGGCACCACCGGCGACCTGTTCTCATCAGGCACGATCTCCGTTATCAGCATCTGCGTCGGGATGGAAATCGCAGGCGGCTTTGTGTTGTTGATGCAGAGCTACTTGAAAGAAATCATTGAAGAGCGTCTTAGGAAAAGCCCATGATCCTGGCCTATCTGCCATACGCCATTGCCGCATGGATATTTCTCTGGGGACTTTACGGCATCGTCACGAGCAAGAACCTTGTCCACCAGGTAGTCTGTGTCGCCGTTCTCCAAACCTCTACCTACGTTTTGCTGCTCGCGCTTGGATACAAAGCTGGTGGCACCGCTCCCGTCTTTGCCGATATTCCCGTTGGTACCTCCGTCGTTGATCCGCTGGTGCAAGCCCTGATGCTGACGGACATCGTAGTTGAAGCCACAGTTATGGCCCTGCTGCTTTCCATGGTAGTGAAAGCCAACGAACTGGCGGGAACTGTTGATCCGGAGGAATTGCGGTTCCTGATGGGCTAATGAGCACGGCAATCATTCCACTTCCGATTGCGATTCCACTGATCGTAGCCGCGTTCATCGCGCTGACCGGCGAGTGGATTGGACGACGTACCTCCGACCTTCTGGCTATTGCCACAGCGGGCGCGAGCGTTTGGATCACCGCGTTGATTCTCCGCGGCACTTGGGTTCAGCCGCAAGTGTACTGGTTTGGGAACTGGTGGCCGCGGGCCGGCGGCGTGGCTCTCGGCATATGCTTCGCCATCGATACAGTCGCAGCAGCACTCGCTTTATTGGCTGCGGTGCTTACGCTGGCCGCGCTGATCTTCTCCTGGAAGATATTCGAGGACACCGAAAACCATTTTCAGCCTTTGATGCTGCTCTTCCTGGCGGCTATGTGCGGTTTCAGCTATACCGGCGATCTCTTCAATCTGTTCGTCTTCTTTGAACTGATGAGCGTCTCTGCCTTTGCGCTCTGTGGGCTAAAAACACTCGAGCCTGCGCCGCTGCAGGGCGCCTTCAATTTTGCAATCGTAAACACCGTCGGGGCTTTCATGATTGTGATGGGCATCGCGTTGTTGTATGCCCGGACTGGCGCACTGAACTTCGCACAAGTCGGACGTTCGCTCGGCTCACATGCGGATGCGCTCGTGCTGCTCGCCTTTCTGTTGATCCTGGTTGGATATCTGGTCAAAGCGGCGATCGTGCCTTTTCATTTCTGGCTTGCTGACGCTCACGCCGTGGCGCCAAGTCCCGTTTGTGTGCTTTTTTCCGGAGTCATGGTGGAACTTGGGATCTATGCCCTCGCGCGTGTTTATTGGACGGTCTTTGCACACGCTCTTGCAGCGCACGAGCACGCATTGCGTACGATCCTTGTGACGATGGCGGCTATCACTTCCGTGATAGGGGCAGTGATGTGCTACGCCGAGCATCATCTGAAACGCTTGCTGGCGTTCTCTACCATCGCGCATTCCGGACTCATGCTCGCCGCCGTGGGCTTATTGATTCCCGGTGCCTTGGGAGGATTTCTGCTTTATGTGCTCTCCCATGGAGTAATCAAGGGTGGGCTCTTTTTGTGTG from Acidobacteriota bacterium harbors:
- a CDS encoding dehydrogenase, which translates into the protein MAYLPYAIAAWIFLWGLYGIVTSKNLVHQVVCVAVLQTSTYVLLLALGYKAGGTAPVFADIPVGTSVVDPLVQALMLTDIVVEATVMALLLSMVVKANELAGTVDPEELRFLMG
- a CDS encoding NADH-quinone oxidoreductase subunit D; the protein is MSTAIIPLPIAIPLIVAAFIALTGEWIGRRTSDLLAIATAGASVWITALILRGTWVQPQVYWFGNWWPRAGGVALGICFAIDTVAAALALLAAVLTLAALIFSWKIFEDTENHFQPLMLLFLAAMCGFSYTGDLFNLFVFFELMSVSAFALCGLKTLEPAPLQGAFNFAIVNTVGAFMIVMGIALLYARTGALNFAQVGRSLGSHADALVLLAFLLILVGYLVKAAIVPFHFWLADAHAVAPSPVCVLFSGVMVELGIYALARVYWTVFAHALAAHEHALRTILVTMAAITSVIGAVMCYAEHHLKRLLAFSTIAHSGLMLAAVGLLIPGALGGFLLYVLSHGVIKGGLFLCAGIVLHRLQKIGEDHLHGCGRGMWFTAGLFILGAWGLVGAPPFGTLLADSMISDSAKQAQQNWLAYIFMFSEILTSAAVLRVAFRIFFGWGEPAPTDESSRIEEKPETEERHEHTPAVMFIPAALLIALGVAIAFVPHLRNTLQENARTFTDQSSYARSVLENLQVSRIGSSPTESLESSIWRSCAALVASFLLALGSVFRKRLGKAANFTGNLELGNEWLRRAHSGHPGDYVAWLSFGTALAGMLFLWFLH